A portion of the Tachysurus vachellii isolate PV-2020 chromosome 14, HZAU_Pvac_v1, whole genome shotgun sequence genome contains these proteins:
- the LOC132857502 gene encoding transcription factor 12-like isoform X2: MFCAFPGSGSTSNSLMYRYSNGKEVYSPNTEEPKRDCASYSSFKLPSTSFTSQVYDGTNNSTDPWSAASGISQSGHGGMLGSSSSSQSLSGNNGNLPAHDRLNRLPNSTPPEVSKCLPPMSSFHRGSGGASLFVSSPNATFTDRLTGGQGNPVGGSHAGDTLGKSLASIYSPDHTNSSFPSSSSIPGRPPSPLAASTVSAGANQWPRSGGQTILPSSYENILQPPVEDRLDRLEDVIHVLRNHAVDGTNINLTNDMRTLIGFAQQGPITVRSHCPVTGLVTNGLPADVSAADPGEAAHLGAHSSAPSSSSDLTYQGDNFRALAAGLLSIVSSGTLDVKTEPSDVEEFRLHQAHPRNLSHPPHSSHLSHSSSSGLHSDEESDIREPETPSSDLNRTSIVEDEDLSPEQKAERERERRLANNARERLRVRDINEAFKELGRMCQLHLKCEKPQTKLLILHQAVAVILNLEQQVRERNLNPKTACLRRREEKSVSAMTLDPQSMHTVIHTTQPDHVTGHL; this comes from the exons GTGTACTCTCCAAACACAGAGGAACCGAAAAGAGATTGTGCTTCATACTCATCATTTAAACTTCCCAGCACAAGCTTCACAAGCCAGGTTTATG ATGGAACAAACAACTCTACAGACCCCTGGAGCGCAGCCAGTGGGATCAGTCAATCAGGTCATGGCGGCATGCTGGGATCGTCATCATCTAGCCAATCACTGTCTGGGAACAATGGCAACCTGCCAGCACATGACCGTCTG aacagacTACCAAATTCAACACCACCAGAAGTCAGCAAGTGTCTTCCACCAATGTCGTCTTTTCACAGAGGAAGTGGCGGTGCTTCACTTTTTGTTTCTTCACCCAATGCCACTTTCACAGATCGACTCACGG GTGGTCAGGGGAACCCCGTTGGAGGCTCACACGCTGGAGATACTCTTGGGAAATCCCTGGCTTCG ATTTATTCTCCTGATCACACCAATAGTAGTTTTCCATCCAGTTCATCCATTCCTGGGagaccaccatcacctctggctgCTTCTACTGTTTCAGCAG GAGCGAACCAGTGGCCTCGTTCAGGTGGACAGACAATACTGCCGTCCAGTTATGAGAACATTCTACAGCCACCG GTGGAGGATAGACTGGACAGATTAGAAGATGTCATTCATGTCCTACGAAACCATGCAGTGGATGGGACAAATATTAACCTGACCAATGACATGCGCACTCTAATCGGATTTGCACAGCAAGGACCAATCACAGTGAGATCCCATTGCCCCGTCACTGGACTAGTGACTAATGGATTACCAGCAGAT GTGTCTGCAGCAGATCCAGGTGAGGCTGCTCATTTGGGTGCACACTCTTCTGCTCCTTCCTCATCTTCTGATCTGACGTATCAGGGAGACAACTTCAGAG CTCTGGCAGCAGGGCTGCTCTCCATTGTGTCATCAGGTACTCTGGATGTGAAAACAGAGCCATCTGATGTGGAAGAGTTTAGACTGCACCAAGCCCACCCCAGGAACCTGTCTCACCCTCCTCATTCAagccatctgtctcactcttccTCCAGTGGTCTGCACTCTGATGAAGAGAGTGATATCAGAGAGCCTGAAACACCCAGCAGTGATCTTAACAGGACCAG CATCGTTGAGGATGAAGATCTGTCTCCAGAGCAGAAAgctgagagggagagggaaaggaGGTTGGCAAATAATGCCCGTGAGCGACTGCGTGTGAGAGACATCAACGAGGCGTTTAAAGAGCTGGGACGCATGTGCCAACTGCATCTAAAATGTGAAAAGCCCCAGACCAAACTTCTCATCCTGCACCAGGCTGTCGCAGTCATCCTTAACCTAGAGCAACAGGTTCGGG AGCGAAATCTGAACCCTAAGACCGCATGCttgaggaggagagaagagaagagcgtATCAGCCATGACACTAGATCCCCAGTCCATGCATACGGTCATTCATACAACACAACCTGATCACGTCACCGGCCATCTCTGa
- the LOC132857502 gene encoding transcription factor 12-like isoform X1, with the protein MFCAFPGSGSTSNSLMYRYSNGKEVYSPNTEEPKRDCASYSSFKLPSTSFTSQVYDGTNNSTDPWSAASGISQSGHGGMLGSSSSSQSLSGNNGNLPAHDRLNRLPNSTPPEVSKCLPPMSSFHRGSGGASLFVSSPNATFTDRLTGGQGNPVGGSHAGDTLGKSLASIYSPDHTNSSFPSSSSIPGRPPSPLAASTVSAGANQWPRSGGQTILPSSYENILQPPVEDRLDRLEDVIHVLRNHAVDGTNINLTNDMRTLIGFAQQGPITVRSHCPVTGLVTNGLPADVSAADPGEAAHLGAHSSAPSSSSDLTYQGDNFRALAAGLLSIVSSGTLDVKTEPSDVEEFRLHQAHPRNLSHPPHSSHLSHSSSSGLHSDEESDIREPETPSSDLNRTSSIVEDEDLSPEQKAERERERRLANNARERLRVRDINEAFKELGRMCQLHLKCEKPQTKLLILHQAVAVILNLEQQVRERNLNPKTACLRRREEKSVSAMTLDPQSMHTVIHTTQPDHVTGHL; encoded by the exons GTGTACTCTCCAAACACAGAGGAACCGAAAAGAGATTGTGCTTCATACTCATCATTTAAACTTCCCAGCACAAGCTTCACAAGCCAGGTTTATG ATGGAACAAACAACTCTACAGACCCCTGGAGCGCAGCCAGTGGGATCAGTCAATCAGGTCATGGCGGCATGCTGGGATCGTCATCATCTAGCCAATCACTGTCTGGGAACAATGGCAACCTGCCAGCACATGACCGTCTG aacagacTACCAAATTCAACACCACCAGAAGTCAGCAAGTGTCTTCCACCAATGTCGTCTTTTCACAGAGGAAGTGGCGGTGCTTCACTTTTTGTTTCTTCACCCAATGCCACTTTCACAGATCGACTCACGG GTGGTCAGGGGAACCCCGTTGGAGGCTCACACGCTGGAGATACTCTTGGGAAATCCCTGGCTTCG ATTTATTCTCCTGATCACACCAATAGTAGTTTTCCATCCAGTTCATCCATTCCTGGGagaccaccatcacctctggctgCTTCTACTGTTTCAGCAG GAGCGAACCAGTGGCCTCGTTCAGGTGGACAGACAATACTGCCGTCCAGTTATGAGAACATTCTACAGCCACCG GTGGAGGATAGACTGGACAGATTAGAAGATGTCATTCATGTCCTACGAAACCATGCAGTGGATGGGACAAATATTAACCTGACCAATGACATGCGCACTCTAATCGGATTTGCACAGCAAGGACCAATCACAGTGAGATCCCATTGCCCCGTCACTGGACTAGTGACTAATGGATTACCAGCAGAT GTGTCTGCAGCAGATCCAGGTGAGGCTGCTCATTTGGGTGCACACTCTTCTGCTCCTTCCTCATCTTCTGATCTGACGTATCAGGGAGACAACTTCAGAG CTCTGGCAGCAGGGCTGCTCTCCATTGTGTCATCAGGTACTCTGGATGTGAAAACAGAGCCATCTGATGTGGAAGAGTTTAGACTGCACCAAGCCCACCCCAGGAACCTGTCTCACCCTCCTCATTCAagccatctgtctcactcttccTCCAGTGGTCTGCACTCTGATGAAGAGAGTGATATCAGAGAGCCTGAAACACCCAGCAGTGATCTTAACAGGACCAG TAGCATCGTTGAGGATGAAGATCTGTCTCCAGAGCAGAAAgctgagagggagagggaaaggaGGTTGGCAAATAATGCCCGTGAGCGACTGCGTGTGAGAGACATCAACGAGGCGTTTAAAGAGCTGGGACGCATGTGCCAACTGCATCTAAAATGTGAAAAGCCCCAGACCAAACTTCTCATCCTGCACCAGGCTGTCGCAGTCATCCTTAACCTAGAGCAACAGGTTCGGG AGCGAAATCTGAACCCTAAGACCGCATGCttgaggaggagagaagagaagagcgtATCAGCCATGACACTAGATCCCCAGTCCATGCATACGGTCATTCATACAACACAACCTGATCACGTCACCGGCCATCTCTGa
- the LOC132857502 gene encoding transcription factor 12-like isoform X3 codes for MVYSPNTEEPKRDCASYSSFKLPSTSFTSQVYDGTNNSTDPWSAASGISQSGHGGMLGSSSSSQSLSGNNGNLPAHDRLNRLPNSTPPEVSKCLPPMSSFHRGSGGASLFVSSPNATFTDRLTGGQGNPVGGSHAGDTLGKSLASIYSPDHTNSSFPSSSSIPGRPPSPLAASTVSAGANQWPRSGGQTILPSSYENILQPPVEDRLDRLEDVIHVLRNHAVDGTNINLTNDMRTLIGFAQQGPITVRSHCPVTGLVTNGLPADVSAADPGEAAHLGAHSSAPSSSSDLTYQGDNFRALAAGLLSIVSSGTLDVKTEPSDVEEFRLHQAHPRNLSHPPHSSHLSHSSSSGLHSDEESDIREPETPSSDLNRTSSIVEDEDLSPEQKAERERERRLANNARERLRVRDINEAFKELGRMCQLHLKCEKPQTKLLILHQAVAVILNLEQQVRERNLNPKTACLRRREEKSVSAMTLDPQSMHTVIHTTQPDHVTGHL; via the exons GTGTACTCTCCAAACACAGAGGAACCGAAAAGAGATTGTGCTTCATACTCATCATTTAAACTTCCCAGCACAAGCTTCACAAGCCAGGTTTATG ATGGAACAAACAACTCTACAGACCCCTGGAGCGCAGCCAGTGGGATCAGTCAATCAGGTCATGGCGGCATGCTGGGATCGTCATCATCTAGCCAATCACTGTCTGGGAACAATGGCAACCTGCCAGCACATGACCGTCTG aacagacTACCAAATTCAACACCACCAGAAGTCAGCAAGTGTCTTCCACCAATGTCGTCTTTTCACAGAGGAAGTGGCGGTGCTTCACTTTTTGTTTCTTCACCCAATGCCACTTTCACAGATCGACTCACGG GTGGTCAGGGGAACCCCGTTGGAGGCTCACACGCTGGAGATACTCTTGGGAAATCCCTGGCTTCG ATTTATTCTCCTGATCACACCAATAGTAGTTTTCCATCCAGTTCATCCATTCCTGGGagaccaccatcacctctggctgCTTCTACTGTTTCAGCAG GAGCGAACCAGTGGCCTCGTTCAGGTGGACAGACAATACTGCCGTCCAGTTATGAGAACATTCTACAGCCACCG GTGGAGGATAGACTGGACAGATTAGAAGATGTCATTCATGTCCTACGAAACCATGCAGTGGATGGGACAAATATTAACCTGACCAATGACATGCGCACTCTAATCGGATTTGCACAGCAAGGACCAATCACAGTGAGATCCCATTGCCCCGTCACTGGACTAGTGACTAATGGATTACCAGCAGAT GTGTCTGCAGCAGATCCAGGTGAGGCTGCTCATTTGGGTGCACACTCTTCTGCTCCTTCCTCATCTTCTGATCTGACGTATCAGGGAGACAACTTCAGAG CTCTGGCAGCAGGGCTGCTCTCCATTGTGTCATCAGGTACTCTGGATGTGAAAACAGAGCCATCTGATGTGGAAGAGTTTAGACTGCACCAAGCCCACCCCAGGAACCTGTCTCACCCTCCTCATTCAagccatctgtctcactcttccTCCAGTGGTCTGCACTCTGATGAAGAGAGTGATATCAGAGAGCCTGAAACACCCAGCAGTGATCTTAACAGGACCAG TAGCATCGTTGAGGATGAAGATCTGTCTCCAGAGCAGAAAgctgagagggagagggaaaggaGGTTGGCAAATAATGCCCGTGAGCGACTGCGTGTGAGAGACATCAACGAGGCGTTTAAAGAGCTGGGACGCATGTGCCAACTGCATCTAAAATGTGAAAAGCCCCAGACCAAACTTCTCATCCTGCACCAGGCTGTCGCAGTCATCCTTAACCTAGAGCAACAGGTTCGGG AGCGAAATCTGAACCCTAAGACCGCATGCttgaggaggagagaagagaagagcgtATCAGCCATGACACTAGATCCCCAGTCCATGCATACGGTCATTCATACAACACAACCTGATCACGTCACCGGCCATCTCTGa